The following are encoded in a window of Thunnus albacares chromosome 17, fThuAlb1.1, whole genome shotgun sequence genomic DNA:
- the ints1 gene encoding integrator complex subunit 1 isoform X3 encodes MNRPKPTTLRRPSAAKPSGHPPPGDFIALGSKSQGGEPKAPAVLLKPAATGLPADRKRETTSTLPSSSGLSSLAKRPKLSTTPPVSALGRLADVAAVDKRAISPSIKEPSVVPIEVSPAVLLDEIEAAESEGNDDRIEGLLCGAVKQLKLNRAKPDITLYLSLMFLAKIKPNVFATEGIIEALCSLLRRDASINFKAKGNSLVSVLACNLLMAAYEEDENWPEIFVKVYIEDSLGERIWVDSSHCKNFVDNIQTAFGTKMPPKSMLLQADTGRSGGDLSAGSSPHPSTPDEDDSQTELLIAEEKLSPEDDGQVMPRYEELAESVEDYVLDVLRDQLNRRQPMDNVSRNLLRLLTATCGYKEARLMAVQRLEMWLQNPKLTRPAQDLLMSLCMNCNTHGSDDMEVISNLIKIRLKPKVLLNHYMLCVRELLNAHRDNLATMVKLVIFNELSNARNPNNMQVLHTVLQHSPEQAPKFLAMVFQDLLTNKDDYLRASRALLREIIKQTKHEINFQSFCFGLMQERKEASYVDMEFKERFVIQVTDLLTVSMMLGITAQVKEAGIAWDKGEKKNLEVLRSFQNQIAAIQRDAVWWLHTVVPTISKVGAKDYVHCLHKVLFTEQPETYYKWDNWPPESDRNFFLRLCSEVPLLEDTLMRILVIGLSRDLPLGPADAMELADHLVKRAAGVQSDDLEVLKVERIQLIDAVLNLCTYHHPENIQLPAGYQPPNLAISTLYWKAWLLLLVVAAFNPQKIGLAAWDGYPTLKMLMEMVMTNNYTFPPCTVADEDTKTEMINRELQISQREKQEILAFESHLAAASTKQTITESNSLLLSQLTSLDPQGPPRRPPPQVQEQVKSLNQSLRLGHLLCRSRNPDFLLNIIQRQASSQSMPWLADLVQSSEGSLDVLPVQCLCEFLLHDAADDSLPIEDDEEGESKEQRAKKRQRQQKQRQLLGRLQDLLLGPKADEQTTCEVLDYFLRRLSSSQVASRVLAMKGLSLVLSEGGLKDGEERDQPMEEDSTDAELLPGYQWLLQDLPKLPLFDSVRGMTSTALQQAIHMETDPQTISAYLIYLSQHAPVEEQASHNDLALDVARLIVERSTIMNSLFSKHSTRPESDAVLSAFLTIFSTYIKRMRKTKEGEDLYSWSESQDQVFLRWTTGETATMHILVVHAMVILLTLGPPKGESDFYNLLDIWFPDKKPLPTAFLVDTSEEALLLPDWLKLRMIRSEVSRLVDAALQDLEPQQLLLFVQSFGIPVSSMSKLLQYLDQAVSHDPQTLEQNIMDKHYMAHLVEVQHERGATGGHTFHGLLSSSLPPHRDGAETSKAKVTVEMPHSSVKMRAASQLPAVGPDDDLTGMMLQIFPLNVDPRWHGPPPSQLSLALQQALAKELMRAKQGHIQQGGLAFRLLQALAALLTSTHAGPIVMSMHRNHALSCPLMRQLHLYQRLVSQDIAFSSLFLKVIVEMLIWLDNPTVEAGPLKTLLKSFAGQNSHKHRHNDVRTGFLHLAEALAYRRDAEVPVRAIIAMLKAGERCNAEAELIGKVLQGLMEVKSPYLEELLSLLMTVGTQNGTAGPVAMVISLLLQESEERAVKKEVDANNSSEVIKSGLSSGLLVDWLEHLDPEVTSVCPDLQQKLLFALSKARGSPAYRPYLLALLTHQSNWSTLLQCISALLSKRRDYKLDPSSALDFLWACSHIPRIWQGRDQKIPQKKTEKFVLRLSSEELISLVDLILSESELNSHDSLHEDKSSMDQASCSLIQSRLPLLHSYCNGDVENIKKVSDYLINCTKKWEDSAMSKRCQNLLLQIYLHFPEVIQHVTLPEGTLSSGGAADGSSCKLDVLVHRLVTLLADIGDSKSAEGRVSDANLACRKLAVSHPVLLLRHLPMIAGLLHGRIHLNMQEFRQQNHMTFFSNVLAILELLQPLVFHSDHQRALQDCLLSFMKVLQNFQRSRSPLVFINKFLQFTQKYITHDAAAAIPYLQRHSDILQRLSAENPDLAQLKSLLAGLTLPVKSSSTEVTAEERDDDMSTGSLPLVNISASVSLSAADMTLYLKKMSRGEAVEDVLEVLTEVDDRSRRSPEIIQYFINDLQRLMTSSEELCRNMAFSLALRCIQNNPCLATDFLPTFMYCMGSGNFDVVQTALRNLPEYVLLCQEHADILLHKAFLVGIYGQIDTSSMISESMKVLHMEATT; translated from the exons ATGAATCGTCCAAAGCCGACAACTCTCAGGCGCCCTAGTGCTGCAAAACCATCAG GGCACCCTCCACCAGGAGATTTCATTGCCCTTGGATCAAAGAGTCAAGGTGGAGAACCCAAAGCCCCTGCTGTCCTCCTAAAGCCAGCAGCCACAGGTTTACCTGCTGACCGTAAGAGAGAGACGACCTCCACTCTGCCCTCCTCATCGGGTCTGTCCAGTCTCGCCAAGCGGCCCAAACTCTCCACCACCCCTCCAGTCAGTGCCCTGGGACGACTCGCTGATGTTGCAGCTGTGGACAAGAGGGCAATATCACCCTCGATCAAGGAGCCATCAGTGGTACCTATTGAAG TGTCACCAGCAGTGCTGCTGGATGAGATTGAGGCTGCAGAGTCAGAAGGAAATGATGATCGCATCGAGGGACTGCTGTGTGGAGCAGTGAAACAACTCAAATTAAACAGAGCCAAACCTGACATCACACTGTATCTCAGCCTTATGTTTCTGGCCAAAATCAAACCCAACGTTTTCGCTACTGAAGGAATTATTGAG GCCTTGTGCAGCCTCCTGCGTCGAGATGCTTCTATCAACTTTAAAGCGAAGGGGAACAGCCTGGTGTCTGTTCTTGCATGCAACTTGCTAATGGCAGCTTATGAGGAGGACGAAAACTGGCCAGAGATCTTTGTCAAA GTGTACATTGAGGACTCTCTGGGGGAAAGAATCTGGGTAGACAGCTCTCACTGTAAGAATTTTGTTGATAACATCCAGACTGCTTTTGGCACAAAGATGCCTCCTAAAAGTATGCTTCTGCAGGCTGACACAGGCCGTTCTGGTGGAGATCTCAGTGCAG gTAGCAGCCCTCACCCCTCAACCCCTGATGAGGACGACAGCCAAACTGAGCTGCTGATAGCAGAAGAGAAACTCAGCCCTGAGGATGATGGGCAGGTTATGCCCAG GTATGAGGAACTAGCAGAGAGCGTGGAAGACTATGTGCTTGACGTCCTCAGGGATCAGTTAAACCGCAGGCAGCCGATGGACAACGTGTCTCGAAATCTTCTGCGTCTGCTTACAGCCACATGTGGCTACAAAGAGGCACGGCTCATGGCTGTGCAGAGGCTGGAGATGTGGCTCCAGAACCCAAAG ttGACTCGACCAGCTCAAGACCTCCTCATGTCTTTGTGTATGAACTGCAACACACACGGATCTGATGACATGGAGGTGATCTCCAACCTGATCAAGATCCGCCTCAAACCTAAAGTCCTCCTCAACCACTACATGCTCTGTGTCAG GGAGCTGCTCAATGCACACAGAGACAACCTGGCTACTATGGTGAAGCTTGTGATCTTCAATGAGCTGTCCAATGCCAGGAATCCCAACAACATGCAAGTCCTCCACACAGTGCTGCAGCACAGCCCAGAGCAAGCTccaaag TTCTTGGCGATGGTGTTCCAAGACTTGCTAACCAATAAAGATGATTACCTCCGCGCTTCCCGGGCATTGCTGAGGGAGATCATCAAACAGACCAAGCATGAGATTAACTTCCAGTCTTTCTGCTTCGGTTTAATGCAAGAGAGAAAGGAGGCCAGCTATGTGGACATGGAGTTCAAA GAACGTTTTGTTATCCAGGTGACAGATTTGCTGACCGTCTCCATGATGTTGGGCATCACAGCTCAGGTCAAAGAAGCTGGCATCGCATGGGacaaaggagagaagaaga ATCTGGAGGTCCTCAGATCGTTTCAGAATCAGATAGCTGCCATACAGAGAGACGCTGTGTGGTGGCTTCACACTGTGGTTCCAACCATCAGCAAAGTTGGTGCAAAAGACTACGTCCACTG CCttcacaaagtgcttttcaCAGAGCAACCTGAGACATATTACAAGTGGGACAACTGGCCTCCTGAGAGTGACAGAAA TTTCTTCCTTCGCCTCTGTTCTGAGGTGCCTCTGTTGGAGGACACGCTGATGCGCATCCTGGTGATCGGGCTGTCACGTGATTTGCCTCTGGGCCCGGCCGATGCCATGGAGCTGGCAGATCACCTGGTTAAGAGGGCTGCTGGAGTTCAGTCTGATG ATCTGGAGGTCCTGAAAGTGGAGAGGATCCAACTCATTGATGCAGTGCTGAATCTGTGTACATACCACCACCCAGAGAACATTCAGCTGCCCGCAGG GTACCAACCACCAAATTTGGCCATATCCACGCTTTATTGGAAGGCATGGCTCTTGTTGCTCGTGGTGGCTGCGTTTAATCCACAGAAAATAG GCTTGGCTGCCTGGGATGGTTATCCTACACTGAAAATGCTCATGGAGATGGTTATGACAAA TAACTATACCTTCCCGCCTTGCACCGTTGCCGACGAGGACACAAAGACGGAGATGATCAACCGCGAGCTGCAGATCTCTCAGAGGGAGAAACAAGAGATCCTGGCCTTTGAGAGCCACTTGGCAGCAGCTTCCACCAAACAGACCATCACAGAGAGCAACAGCTTGTTGTTGTCTCAGCTTACCAGCCTGGACCCACA ggGTCCTCCTCGTCGACCTCCACCTCAGGTCCAGGAGCAGGTTAAGAGCCTCAACCAGTCTTTGCGCCTCGGCCATCTCCTCTGCCGCAGCCGCAACCCAGACTTCCTCCTCAATATCATACAGAGACAG GCTTCCTCTCAGTCCATGCCGTGGTTGGCTGATCTGGTCCAGTCCAGTGAGGGGTCTTTGGACGTGCTTCCAGTTCAGTGCCTGTGTGAATTCCTTCTGCATGACGCTGCAGATGACAGTCTGCCAATAGAGGATGACgaagagggagagagcaaaGAGCAAAGGGCCAAGAAGAGACAA AGACAACAAAAGCAAAGGCAGCTACTTGGACGGCTCCAGGATCTTCTGTTAGGTCCTAAAGCTGATGAACAGACAACTTGTGAAGTGCTGGATTACTTCCTGCGCCGTCTCAGCTCTTCTCAGGTGGCATCAAGAGTCCTAGCTATGAAG GGTTTGTCATTGGTTCTGAGTGAAGGAGGCTTGAAGGACGGAGAGGAGCGGGACCAGCCCATGGAAGAAGACTCGACAGATGCCGAGCTCTTGCCCGGGTACCAGTGGCTGCTACAAGACCTCCCAAAGCTCCCCTTGTTTGACAGCGTCAGGGGTATGACGTCTACTGCTCTGCAGCAG GCCATCCACATGGAGACAGATCCACAGACCATCAGCGCTTATCTCATCTacctatcccagcatgcaccagTGGAAGAGCAGGCTTCCCATAATGACTTGGCTCTG GATGTCGCCCGGCTGATCGTTGAGCGTTCCACCATCATGAACAGCCTGTTCTCCAAACATTCCACAAGACCCGAATCCGATGCTGTTCTCAGTGCTTTCCTCACCATCTTCTCCACCTACATCAAGAGGATGAGGAAGACCAAGGAGGGAGAGGATCTCTATAGCTGG tcagaATCTCAGGACCAGGTGTTTCTGCGGTGGACTACGGGTGAGACTGCCACAATGCACATCCTTGTAGTCCATGCCATGGTTATCCTGCTGACTCTTGGGCCTCCTAAAG GAGAGAGTGACTTCTACAATCTTTTGGACATTTGGTTTCCCGATAAGAAACCTCTACCCACTGCCTTCCTGGTCGACACGTCAGAGGAGGCCCTTCTGCTGCCTGATTGGTTGAAACTGAGGATGATCCGATCAGAGGTTTCTCGATTAGTTGATGCAG CTTTGCAAGACCTGGAGCCgcagcagctgctgttgttCGTACAGTCCTTCGGCATTCCGGTCTCCAGCATGAGTAAACTGCTTCAGTATTTGGATCAGGCTGTCTCCCATGATCCACAGACACTGGAGCAGAACATCATGGACAAGC ACTACATGGCCCACCTGGTTGAGGTGCAGCATGAGCGAGGTGCCACTGGGGGGCACACTTTCCATGGATTACTTagctcctctcttcctccacacAGAG ATGGTGCTGAAACAAGTAAGGCCAAAGTTACCGTAGAAATGCCCCACAGCTCTGTTAAAATGAGAGCAGCCAGTCAGCTTCCTGCGGTCGGTCCTGATGATGATCTAACTGGAATGATGCTTCAG ATATTCCCTTTAAACGTGGACCCTCGCTGGCACGGTCCACCTCCCAGCCAGCTCTCCCTGGCCTTGCAGCAGGCCCTGGCTAAAGAGCTGATGCGGGCCAAGCAGGGCCACATCCAGCAGGGCGGGTTGGCATTTCGTCTCCTACAGGCCCTTGCAGCCCTGCTTACCTCTACCCACGCAGGACCTATTGTCATGTCAATGCACCGTAACCACGCCCTCTCCTGTCCTCTGATGCGCCAACTTCACCTCTATCAG CGCCTCGTGTCCCAGGACATTGCTTTCTCCTCACTATTCCTCAAGGTCATTGTTGAGATGTTAATCTGGTTAGACAATCCAACTGTGGAGGCAGGACCACTGAAAACCTTGCTCAAATCCTTTGCTGGTCAGAACTCTCACAAACACAGGCACAATGATG TGCGTACAGGTTTCCTCCACCTGGCCGAGGCTTTGGCGTATCGCAGAGACGCTGAAGTGCCAGTGAGAGCCATCATCGCAATGCTGAAGGCTGGAGAGAGATGTAATGCAGAGGCTGAGCTCATTGGGAAAG TGTTACAAGGGCTGATGGAGGTGAAGTCGCCATATTTGGAGGAGCTGTTGTCTCTGTTGATGACTGTTGGTACACAGAATGGGACAGCCGgccctgttgccatggtgatttCCTTGCTGCTTCAGGAAAGTGAGGAGCGAGCTGTGAAAAAGGAAGTAGACGCAAACAA CAGCTCAGAAGTGATAAAGTCGGGACTGAGCTCTGGGTTACTGGTCGATTGGCTGGAGCATCTCGACCCTGAGGTCACTTCAGTGTGTCCAGACCTTCAACAAAAACTGCTGTTTGCCCTCAGTAAG GCACGAGGCAGTCCTGCCTACAGACCTTATCTTTTGGCCTTGCTTACACATCAGTCCAACTGGTCCACCCTCCTGCAGTGTATCAGTGCTCTTCTCAGCAAGCGCAGAGACTACAA ACTGGATCCATCATCAGCCCTGGATTTCCTGTGGGCGTGCAGCCACATCCCACGTATCTGGCAAGGACGTGACCAGAAGATCCCTCAA aagaaaacagagaagtTTGTGCTGCGACTCAGTTCAGAGGAGCTCATCAGCCTGGTGGACCTGATCCTATCAGAGTCAGAGCTCAACAGTCACGACTCACTCCACGAAGACAAAAGCAGCATGGACCAGGCCTCCTGTTCTCTCATCCAGTCCAGGCTGCCCCTCCTTCACTCCTACTGCAACGGCGATGTAGAAAACATCAAGAAGGTCTCAGATTACCTCATCAACTGCACAAAGAAATGGGAGGACAG cGCGATGAGTAAGCGTTGCCAGAACTTGCTGCTGCAGATCTATCTGCACTTTCCCGAAGTAATCCAGCACGTTACCCTGCCTGAAGGCACTCTCAGCAGTGGGGGGGCTGCAGACGGCAGCAGCTGCAAG CTTGACGTCCTGGTCCATCGCCTGGTCACGCTGCTGGCTGATATAGGAGACTCAAAGTCCGCCGAGGGCCGCGTGTCTGATGCCAACCTCGCATGTCGGAAACTTGCCGTGTCGCACCCTGTCCTTTTGCTCAg acaCCTACCTATGATCGCAGGTCTCCTTCACGGTCGCATTCACCTGAACATGCAGGAGTTCCGACAGCAAAACCACATGACGTTCTTCAGTAACGTGCTGGCAATCCTGGAGCTGCTGCAGCCGCTTGTTTTCCACAGCGACCACCAGAGGGCACTTCAAGACTGCCTTCTGTCCTTCATGAAGGTCCTTCAG AATTTCCAGAGGAGTCGTTCTCCGTTAGTCTTCATCAACAAGTTTCTGCAGTTCACGCAGAAGTACATAACTCACGACGCAGCGGCAGCTATTCCTTACCTACAGAGGCATTCTGACATTTTGCA GCGTCTGTCTGCAGAAAACCCAGACTTGGCCCAGTTGAAATCTCTGCTGGCTGGACTCACTTTGCCAGTGAAGAGCTCCTCTACAGAGGTTACGGCAGAAGAGAGAGACG ACGACATGTCCACCGGTTCCCTGCCCCTAGTCAACATATCTGCCTCAGTTTCACTGAGTGCGGCTGACATGACACTGTACCTGAAAAAGATGTCAAGAGGAGAGGCAGTCGAGG ATGTGTTAGAAGTGTTGACAGAGGTGGATGACAGGTCTAGGAGGAGCCCAGAGATCATCCAGTACTTCATA AATGATCTTCAGAGACTCATGACTTCTTCTGAGGAGTTGTGTCGGAACATGGCCTTCAGTCTGGCTCTGCGCTGTATCCAGAATAATCCCTG CCTGGCAACAGACTTCCTGCCGactttcatgtactgtatgggCAGCGGTAACTTCGACGTGGTACAGACTGCTCTCAGGAATCTTCCAGAGTACGTGCTGCTCTGTCAAG AACATGCAGACATCTTGCTCCACAAGGCGTTCTTAGTGGGTATCTACGGACAAATTGACACCAGCTCAATGATCTCAGAGTCCATGAAGGTCCTTCACATGGAAGCAACAACATAA